From a region of the Mycobacterium intracellulare ATCC 13950 genome:
- a CDS encoding ANTAR domain-containing response regulator, whose translation MTGPTTDTDAAVPRRVLIAEDEALIRLDLAEMLREEGYEIVGEAGDGQEAVELAERHRPDLVIMDVKMPRRDGIDAASEIASKRIAPIVVLTAFSQRDLVERARDAGAMAYLVKPFTISDLIPAIELAVSRFGEIAELEREVASLSDRLETRKLVERAKGLLQTEQGMTEPEAFKWIQRAAMDRRTTMKRVAEVVLETLDPPKE comes from the coding sequence ATGACAGGCCCCACGACCGACACCGACGCCGCTGTGCCGCGCCGGGTCCTGATCGCTGAAGACGAAGCGCTCATCCGACTGGATCTCGCCGAGATGCTCCGAGAGGAGGGTTACGAGATCGTCGGCGAGGCCGGCGACGGGCAGGAAGCCGTCGAGCTGGCCGAGCGCCATCGGCCGGACCTGGTGATCATGGATGTGAAGATGCCGCGCCGTGATGGCATCGACGCGGCCTCGGAGATCGCCAGCAAGCGCATCGCACCGATCGTCGTGTTGACCGCGTTCAGTCAGCGCGACCTGGTCGAGCGGGCCCGGGATGCGGGGGCGATGGCCTACCTGGTGAAGCCGTTCACCATCAGCGACCTGATCCCGGCCATCGAATTGGCCGTCAGCCGATTCGGTGAGATCGCCGAGCTGGAACGCGAGGTGGCGTCACTGTCCGATCGGCTGGAGACCCGCAAGCTCGTGGAGCGCGCCAAGGGGCTGCTGCAGACCGAACAGGGGATGACCGAGCCCGAGGCGTTCAAGTGGATTCAGCGGGCAGCCATGGACCGGCGAACCACGATGAAGAGGGTGGCCGAGGTCGTCTTGGAGACCCTGGACCCGCCCAAGGAATAG
- a CDS encoding lipid-transfer protein, translating to MSAPEPLYILGAGMHPWGKWGNDFTEYGVAAARAALNEAGLDWRQIQLVAGADTIRNGYPGFVAGATFAQKLGWNGVPVSSSYAACASGSQALQSARAQILAGFCDVALVIGADTTPKGFFAPVGGERKNDPDWQRFHLIGATNPVYFALLARRRMDLYGATLEDFAQVKVKNSRHGLQNPNARYRKEVSVEDVLASAVVADPLRLLDICATSDGAAALIVASAKFAREHLGSLAGVPSVRAVSTVTPNYPQHLPELPDIATDSTAAVPAPDRAFKDHILDAAYAEAGIGPEDVSLAEVYDLSTALELDWYEHLGLCPKGEAEALLRSGATTIGGRVPVNASGGLACFGEAIPAQAIAQVCELTWQLRGRATGRQVENATVGITANQGLFGHGSSVIVAR from the coding sequence TGAACGAAGCGGGCCTGGACTGGCGACAGATCCAGTTGGTGGCCGGCGCGGACACCATCCGCAACGGCTACCCCGGGTTCGTCGCGGGCGCGACGTTCGCCCAGAAGCTCGGGTGGAACGGCGTGCCGGTCAGCTCGAGCTACGCCGCGTGCGCCAGCGGTTCGCAGGCGCTGCAGAGCGCCCGCGCCCAGATCCTGGCCGGCTTTTGCGACGTCGCCCTCGTCATCGGCGCCGACACCACGCCGAAGGGCTTTTTCGCCCCGGTCGGCGGTGAGCGCAAGAACGATCCCGACTGGCAGCGGTTCCACCTGATCGGCGCCACCAACCCGGTGTACTTCGCGCTGTTGGCGCGGCGGCGGATGGACCTCTACGGCGCCACGCTCGAGGATTTCGCCCAGGTCAAGGTCAAGAACTCGCGGCATGGCCTGCAGAACCCGAACGCCCGGTACCGCAAGGAGGTGTCGGTCGAGGACGTGCTGGCCAGCGCGGTGGTGGCCGACCCGTTGCGGCTGCTGGACATCTGCGCCACCTCCGACGGCGCGGCCGCGCTGATCGTGGCCAGCGCGAAGTTCGCCCGCGAACACCTCGGCTCGCTGGCCGGTGTGCCGTCGGTGCGGGCGGTCAGCACGGTCACCCCGAACTATCCGCAGCATCTGCCCGAATTGCCGGACATCGCAACGGATTCCACCGCCGCGGTGCCCGCACCCGATCGGGCGTTCAAGGACCATATCCTCGACGCGGCCTATGCCGAGGCGGGCATCGGGCCCGAGGACGTGAGCCTGGCCGAGGTCTACGACCTGTCCACCGCGCTCGAGCTCGACTGGTACGAACACCTGGGCCTGTGCCCCAAGGGCGAGGCCGAGGCGCTGCTGCGCAGCGGCGCCACCACGATCGGCGGCCGGGTGCCCGTCAACGCGTCCGGCGGGCTGGCCTGCTTCGGCGAGGCCATCCCCGCGCAGGCGATCGCTCAGGTCTGCGAGCTGACGTGGCAGCTGCGCGGTCGGGCCACGGGCCGGCAGGTGGAAAACGCCACGGTCGGCATCACCGCCAACCAGGGGCTGTTCGGGCACGGTTCGTCGGTGATCGTCGCCCGCTAG